Proteins from a genomic interval of Acidobacteriota bacterium:
- a CDS encoding SRPBCC family protein → MKDRIEKEVFIRAPRSRVWRAVVDRTEFGTWFRVDFPPGRFTAGENVKGQITYPGYEHLVMEVDVVEVTPEERLSFRWLPGIDDSIDTQTLVTFTLEDAPGGTRLTLVESGFDQLPPDIREKTYRENEGGWAEQMQNIERHVTAT, encoded by the coding sequence ATGAAGGACCGAATCGAAAAGGAAGTCTTCATCCGGGCGCCGCGATCTCGCGTCTGGCGGGCGGTCGTCGACAGAACCGAGTTCGGTACATGGTTCCGTGTCGACTTTCCTCCGGGCAGATTCACCGCCGGGGAAAACGTGAAGGGGCAGATCACGTATCCCGGCTACGAGCACCTCGTGATGGAGGTGGATGTGGTCGAGGTCACGCCGGAGGAACGATTGTCATTCCGCTGGCTGCCTGGCATTGACGACTCGATCGATACGCAGACGCTCGTGACATTCACGCTCGAGGACGCGCCGGGGGGGACACGCCTCACCCTCGTGGAATCCGGCTTCGATCAGTTGCCGCCGGACATCCGCGAGAAAACATACCGTGAGAACGAGGGCGGATGGGCTGAGCAGATGCAGAACATCGAGCGCCATGTCACAGCGACGTAG